A single Brassica rapa cultivar Chiifu-401-42 chromosome A04, CAAS_Brap_v3.01, whole genome shotgun sequence DNA region contains:
- the LOC103866048 gene encoding transcription factor bHLH129, with protein MYRRSSSKSTAPDGGDAENNPYDETSGGFSSLGSQTHHNLPPPPRQQHNPNVVGFGHHLSGEPSTIGHSGASSSSSSLFRHRSSPAGFYDQLLPTEPNGFSLGQPNGGYGGGRGEERGLSRLKSEQRFSGGSSSNYQEHNSLPRISEVHAAAAAINSATSTSMSFGNDSNIWDRSSSQISFTIDEPGKRSKTTDFFTLETQFSMPQTSLEMARMESLMNIPEGSVPCRVRAKRGCATHPRSIAERDRRTRISGKLKKLQELVPNIDNQTSYAEMLDLAAEHIKGLQHQVESLEKGMEGCTCGACKKR; from the exons atgtacCGTCGTTCCTCCTCCAAGTCAACCGCTCCAGACGGCGGCGACGCCGAAAACAATCCATATGATGAAACTTCAGGTGGTTTCTCCTCCCTCGGTTCTCAAACTCACCATAATCTTCCACCTCCGCCGCGCCAGCAGCACAATCCCAACGTCGTTGGGTTCGGTCATCACTTGTCAGGCGAACCATCTACCATCGGACATTCCGgcgcttcttcctcttcctcttctttgttCCGACACAGAAGCTCTCCGGCTGGATTCTATGACCAACTTCTTCCCACTGAACCCAACG GTTTTTCCCTAGGGCAGCCAAACGGAGGATACGGCggaggaagaggagaagagcGAGGGCTATCTAGGTTGAAGTCGGAGCAGAGATTCTCAGGCGGGAGTAGTAGTAATTATCAAGAACATAACTCTCTACCTAGAATCTCGGAGGTACACGCGGCTGCGGCGGCTATAAACAGTGCCACGTCGACGAGTATGAGTTTTGGAAATGATAGTAACATTTGGGACAGGTCGTCTTCTCAAATCAGTTTCACCATTGATGAACCTGGAAAACGGTCCAAGACCACCGACTTTTTCACCTTAGAAACTCAg TTTAGCATGCCACAAACGTCTCTGGAAATGGCAAGAATGGAGAGTCTGATGAACATCCCAGAGGGTTCGGTGCCCTGTAGGGTTAGGGCCAAGCGTGGATGTGCGACTCACCCGCGTAGTATAGCTGAAAGG GATAGAAGAACGAGAATAAGCGGGAAGCTGAAGAAGCTACAAGAACTGGTGCCTAATATAGACAAT CAAACGAGCTATGCAGAAATGTTGGATTTGGCTGCTGAGCATATCAAAGGTCTTCAACACCAAGTAGAG TCACTAGAAAAGGGGATGGAGGGATGCACTTGTGGGGCGTGCAAGAAGCGATGA
- the LOC103866047 gene encoding uncharacterized protein LOC103866047, whose translation MDFPQILRFILVLAIIKVAVTIKTSDGDDVECMDKIKQPAFESTLLKNHKIQEWPSEIPRTVEADKKSKLETWEAQVSTVNCPEGTVPVRNYSVSKTDRTGPDFTSYNRGHEYAIISQKSPPELYGAKATINVWDPAIEGKEMSISQIWISSGKYKTNDLNTLEVGWQVLPTLYGDNKPRLFIFWTSDSYKNGCYNLRCSGFIQTSSSIVLGGAISPTSSFGGSQYEITILVWKDRIYGNWWLSLGPSNLLVGYWPKELFTTLADYATIAEWGGEILNLQNFSRHTKTQMGSGHFPKEGFGKSSYFRNLKFIDNNNSLQPIQNIKKIVTNPESYNVKTEYTDEWKSHFFYGGPGFRSTQSRAVPLAFSSCFVIYCLALFMV comes from the exons ATGGATTTCCCGCAGATTCTTCGTTTCATCCTTGTTCTAGCCATCATCAAAGTTGCAGTTACTATTAAG ACTTCGGATGGAGATGATGTCGAATGTATGGATAAAATAAAGCAGCCAGCATTTGAAAGCACTTtactaaaaaatcataaaattcag gaatGGCCGTCCGAAATTCCTCGGACAGTCGAAGCAGACAAGAAAAGCAAACTGGAAACTTGGGAAGCTCAAGTTAGTACTGTCAACTGTCCGGAAGGAACCGTACCAGTACGGAACTACAGTGTCAGTAAGACTGACCGGACAGGGCCTGATTTCACCAGTTACAATCGTGGACATGAG TATGCGATCATAAGTCAGAAAAGCCCACCAGAACTATACGGAGCAAAAGCCACGATTAACGTATGGGATCCGGCGATAGAGGGAAAGGAGATGTCTATATCTCAGATTTGGATTAGCTCGGGAAAATATAAGACTAATGACCTTAACACCCTAGAGGTTGGCTGGCAG GTTCTTCCGACGTTGTATGGCGATAACAAACCGAGGCTATTTATTTTTTGGACA AGTGATTCGTATAAGAACGGATGCTATAACCTAAGATGCTCTGGTTTTATACAAACTAGTAGCAGTATTGTCCTTGGTGGAGCTATTTCTCCCACTTCTTCTTTCGGAGGTAGTCAATACGAGATTACCATACTTGTATGGAAG GATCGTATCTATGGGAATTGGTGGCTGAGTTTGGGACCCAGTAACTTATTGGTAGGTTACTGGCCGAAAGAACTTTTCACAACCTTAGCTGATTACGCAACCATCGCGGAATGGGGCGGTGAAATCTTAAACTTGCAAAATTTCAGCCGCCATACAAAGACTCAAATGGGGTCTGGCCACTTCCCCAAAGAAGGATTCGGCAAAAGCAGCTATTTCCGCAACCTCAAGTTCATAGATAACAACAATAGTCTGCAGCCGATCCAAAATATCAAGAAAATAGTAACAAACCCTGAATCCTACAACGTCAAGACTGAATATACCGATGAATGGAAGAGCCATTTCTTTTATGGAGGGCCTGGGTTTAGATCTACGCAGTCTCGAGCCGTTCCTTTGGCATTCAGTTCATGTTTTGTCATCTATTGCTTAGCACTTTTTATGGTTTAG